A single genomic interval of Streptomyces violaceusniger Tu 4113 harbors:
- a CDS encoding beta-ketoacyl-[acyl-carrier-protein] synthase family protein, whose amino-acid sequence MALNIAITGIGMVTPAGLTTADTWAGILTGRSYATSDPLLKRLKTTISCRLPPHDFKAALGALLVRRTDPSARYAIIAAREALTHAQLDPQRWNARRVAIVLGTAAAGISTVEHSHHVLNTKGAHHVPPSALPAFLPNMAAGHLSMAIGAQGPVMTVSSACASGSTAIGHAARLLAQQDCDIAIAGGTDAMVTPLCAAGFGQLGALSTRNHDPDGASRPFDADHDGFVLAEGAAILILERLTDARARGAPITAVIDGYGECADAHHPTAPQPGGVGSEYALREALRTAGATEADVDHVNAHGTSTPLGDATEAAMLARTLTSDFTVTSNKGALGHTMGAAGAIEAALTALAIRHQTIPPTANHHKPAQGCEDIRIIRGRPHPQLVRLAVSTSLGFGGHNAVLALRPAPDH is encoded by the coding sequence TTGGCCCTCAACATCGCCATCACCGGAATCGGCATGGTCACCCCCGCGGGGTTGACCACCGCCGATACCTGGGCAGGCATCCTCACCGGCCGCTCCTACGCCACCTCAGACCCCCTCCTGAAGCGCCTGAAGACGACTATCTCCTGCCGCCTGCCACCCCACGACTTCAAGGCCGCCCTCGGCGCTCTGCTCGTACGCCGCACCGACCCCAGTGCCCGCTACGCCATCATCGCCGCCCGCGAAGCCCTCACCCACGCCCAGCTCGACCCGCAGCGCTGGAACGCGCGCCGGGTCGCGATCGTCCTCGGCACCGCAGCCGCCGGCATCTCCACCGTCGAGCACTCCCACCACGTCCTGAACACCAAGGGCGCCCACCACGTCCCGCCCTCCGCGCTGCCCGCCTTCCTGCCCAACATGGCCGCAGGCCACCTCTCCATGGCGATCGGCGCGCAAGGCCCCGTCATGACCGTGTCATCCGCCTGCGCCTCCGGCTCAACCGCGATCGGCCACGCCGCCCGACTCCTCGCCCAGCAGGACTGCGACATCGCCATCGCCGGAGGAACCGACGCCATGGTCACCCCCCTGTGCGCCGCAGGCTTCGGTCAACTGGGCGCCCTATCCACCCGCAACCACGACCCGGACGGCGCCTCCCGCCCCTTCGACGCCGACCACGACGGATTCGTCCTCGCCGAAGGCGCCGCCATCCTCATCCTCGAACGCCTCACCGACGCCCGAGCCCGCGGCGCGCCCATCACCGCCGTCATCGACGGCTACGGAGAATGCGCCGACGCCCACCACCCCACCGCGCCACAGCCCGGCGGAGTCGGGTCCGAATACGCCCTACGCGAGGCCCTGCGCACCGCAGGCGCCACCGAAGCCGACGTCGACCACGTCAACGCCCACGGCACCTCCACCCCGCTGGGGGACGCCACCGAAGCCGCCATGCTCGCCCGTACCCTGACCTCCGACTTCACCGTCACCTCCAACAAGGGCGCCCTCGGCCACACCATGGGCGCGGCCGGAGCGATCGAAGCAGCTCTCACCGCCCTGGCGATCCGCCACCAGACCATCCCCCCCACCGCCAACCACCACAAACCCGCCCAAGGCTGCGAAGACATCCGCATCATCCGCGGCCGACCGCACCCTCAGCTCGTACGGCTGGCCGTCTCCACCTCCCTCGGCTTCGGCGGCCACAACGCCGTCCTGGCCCTGCGACCGGCCCCGGATCACTGA
- a CDS encoding SDR family oxidoreductase, producing the protein MKRTHVITGATGLLGAALVLQLAARTSADDLICLVRPADSDPQKRLTAALSEAAKAYRTDALTTQRALRKAKAVSADLTLPGLGLDSIQVASPYPTWFWHVGALIGFGHANRRRLFATNTAGTRRIVDLATQMKAEALHYVSTAYVAGSRTGEIPEQPITDAVPREFYEASKIAAERIVWNAPLPTRIYRPTAIIGHHATYACGGPYTGVYGLMRRIALHQSLRHRLDGGRHPIRLLARGDLPLNLVPVDHVARELVEIAHASTPHRVFHLSNPTPPTVGATLRAIFTQLGIAAWELVDDPALLHPADLHLAELFREFYADYLNHEHRFRRDHAHAALLQPARTQYPMDDDLLNQFFAHYHRHELARRHPVPATRKPA; encoded by the coding sequence ATGAAACGAACCCACGTGATCACCGGCGCCACCGGCCTGCTCGGCGCCGCCCTCGTCCTCCAGCTCGCCGCCCGCACCAGCGCCGACGACCTGATCTGCCTGGTACGGCCGGCCGACAGCGACCCTCAAAAGCGCCTGACGGCCGCGCTGAGCGAAGCGGCCAAGGCGTACCGCACGGATGCCCTCACCACCCAGCGGGCCCTGCGCAAGGCCAAGGCCGTCAGCGCCGACCTCACTCTGCCCGGACTCGGCCTCGACTCCATCCAGGTGGCCAGCCCCTACCCCACCTGGTTCTGGCACGTGGGCGCGCTGATCGGCTTCGGCCACGCTAATCGGCGCCGACTGTTCGCCACCAACACCGCCGGGACCCGCCGCATCGTCGACCTGGCCACACAGATGAAGGCCGAAGCCCTCCATTACGTCTCCACCGCCTACGTCGCTGGCAGCCGAACCGGGGAGATACCCGAGCAGCCCATCACCGATGCGGTCCCGCGCGAGTTCTACGAGGCCAGCAAGATCGCCGCGGAGCGGATCGTGTGGAACGCGCCGCTGCCCACCCGCATCTACCGGCCCACCGCGATCATCGGCCACCACGCCACCTACGCCTGCGGCGGCCCCTACACCGGCGTCTACGGGCTGATGCGGCGCATCGCCCTCCACCAGAGCCTGCGCCACCGCCTGGACGGCGGCCGTCACCCCATCCGGCTTCTGGCCCGCGGTGATCTGCCCCTCAACCTCGTGCCCGTCGATCATGTCGCCCGCGAGCTGGTGGAGATCGCTCACGCCAGCACGCCGCACCGCGTCTTCCACCTGAGCAACCCGACCCCGCCCACTGTCGGGGCCACCCTGCGGGCCATCTTCACGCAACTGGGCATCGCCGCCTGGGAACTCGTGGACGATCCGGCTCTCCTTCACCCGGCCGACCTGCACCTTGCCGAACTCTTCCGCGAGTTCTACGCCGACTACCTCAACCACGAGCACCGCTTCCGCCGCGACCACGCCCACGCCGCGCTCCTGCAACCCGCGCGCACCCAGTACCCGATGGACGACGACCTGCTCAACCAGTTCTTCGCCCACTACCACCGCCACGAACTCGCCCGCCGGCACCCGGTTCCCGCCACCCGCAAGCCCGCCTGA
- a CDS encoding SDR family NAD(P)-dependent oxidoreductase: MPVTDLPAPFRLDGLRALITGASRGIGQAIAATFAEAGAELALSARTTQALKPTSDLLNGHNPKRVLIGADLADRGAAEQTVNEAAAALGGLDIIVHNAGTLPQDDDGNPILAPLHKTRQRDFEHVVSVNLNATAALARAAHPHLERSDNASLVIMSSAAAVSGCPGMDAYAATKAAQLALTRSLAVGWARTGIRVNALCPGWVATDMTAAVKNVSAISDWLMAHVPLGRWATPQECAYAALYLASPASSFMTGHAMALDGGLTISEGGLAGIPKPPSPFVS; encoded by the coding sequence ATGCCTGTGACCGACCTGCCCGCCCCTTTCCGCCTCGATGGTCTACGCGCGCTGATCACCGGTGCGTCCCGCGGCATCGGACAAGCCATCGCCGCCACCTTCGCCGAAGCCGGAGCAGAGTTGGCCCTGTCCGCCCGCACCACCCAGGCCCTCAAGCCCACCAGCGACCTGTTGAACGGCCACAACCCCAAGCGGGTCCTGATCGGGGCCGACCTCGCCGATCGAGGGGCGGCCGAACAGACCGTCAACGAAGCCGCCGCCGCCCTCGGCGGCCTCGACATCATCGTCCACAACGCCGGCACCCTGCCGCAGGACGACGACGGAAACCCCATCCTCGCCCCCCTGCACAAGACCCGGCAGCGGGACTTCGAACACGTGGTGTCGGTCAACCTCAACGCCACGGCCGCCCTCGCCCGCGCCGCCCATCCGCACCTGGAGCGCTCCGACAACGCCAGCTTGGTCATCATGTCCTCCGCCGCGGCCGTGTCCGGATGCCCCGGCATGGACGCCTACGCCGCCACCAAGGCCGCGCAACTCGCCCTGACCCGGTCCCTGGCCGTCGGATGGGCCCGCACCGGCATCCGCGTCAACGCCCTGTGCCCCGGCTGGGTCGCAACCGACATGACCGCCGCGGTCAAGAACGTCTCCGCCATCAGCGACTGGCTCATGGCCCACGTGCCCCTCGGCCGGTGGGCCACCCCCCAGGAATGCGCGTACGCCGCCCTCTACCTCGCCAGCCCAGCCAGCAGCTTCATGACCGGCCACGCCATGGCCCTGGACGGCGGACTGACCATCTCCGAAGGCGGCCTGGCCGGTATCCCCAAGCCGCCCTCTCCGTTCGTGAGCTGA
- a CDS encoding phosphotransferase, producing the protein MNTSALRATTAGVPDRGDVFAFADDEIERAATELWPRAVIEAGVHVPSVTSYVRRLSVDGVELYAKYSLLGVSLVSVLHGACGGWDQVRRDQAKYVRRQDALAEREAAQLRFLAMLGRPKACRVRGTWRGVLFTEPVRGPSLAKLLLHRPQDSEKLLAAPVRELHRLHLPAAEYGAHAPAPIRECSIADTFRRKFRGPGGQAFLDRLGEQQCAPEERDRLVELLRQTVARLARFRSRPARLNQVVTFGDLKPEHVIFPNSGRPVFIDPGLQPGRACVDTAKLVSRTALLLIGARPGDRAGRQITGGIDAVLLAQLAHLSGRARDAGLRELLVLWLMDTVNILTSYLSAPAALPLPPQADAVLHRAAVVCTFLDRLTDSLARGLETEAVLEDGLTLIRAAAS; encoded by the coding sequence GTGAATACCTCTGCTCTGCGTGCGACAACAGCCGGCGTTCCTGATCGCGGTGACGTTTTCGCCTTTGCGGACGATGAGATAGAGCGGGCCGCTACCGAGCTGTGGCCGCGTGCGGTCATCGAGGCGGGCGTCCATGTGCCCAGCGTCACGTCCTACGTCCGCCGTCTGAGCGTCGATGGCGTGGAGCTGTACGCGAAGTACTCGCTGCTCGGTGTGTCACTGGTGTCTGTGCTGCATGGCGCCTGCGGTGGCTGGGACCAGGTCCGCCGAGATCAGGCGAAGTACGTCCGGCGGCAGGACGCACTGGCAGAGCGGGAAGCCGCGCAGTTGCGATTCCTGGCAATGCTGGGCCGACCCAAGGCATGCCGGGTCCGCGGCACATGGAGGGGCGTGTTGTTCACCGAGCCCGTACGGGGCCCGAGTCTGGCCAAGCTGCTGCTGCACCGGCCCCAGGACTCGGAGAAACTGCTGGCCGCGCCCGTGCGCGAGCTGCACCGACTCCACCTTCCAGCCGCAGAGTACGGCGCTCACGCCCCGGCCCCGATCAGGGAGTGCAGCATCGCCGACACTTTCAGGCGGAAGTTCCGCGGCCCCGGCGGACAGGCGTTCCTGGACCGGCTCGGCGAACAGCAGTGCGCCCCCGAAGAGCGAGACCGCCTGGTCGAACTGCTGAGGCAGACCGTCGCCCGGCTGGCCCGATTCCGTTCCCGCCCTGCGCGCTTGAACCAAGTGGTGACGTTCGGCGACCTCAAGCCCGAGCATGTCATCTTCCCCAACAGCGGGCGGCCGGTGTTCATCGACCCCGGTCTTCAGCCCGGGAGAGCCTGTGTGGACACCGCCAAGCTGGTCAGCCGCACCGCTTTGCTGCTGATCGGTGCCCGGCCCGGCGACAGGGCCGGGCGGCAGATCACCGGCGGCATCGACGCTGTCCTCCTCGCCCAGCTTGCCCACCTCTCCGGCCGGGCGCGGGATGCCGGTCTGCGGGAACTGCTGGTGCTGTGGCTGATGGACACCGTCAACATCCTCACGAGCTATCTCTCCGCCCCCGCCGCCCTTCCTCTCCCCCCCCAAGCCGATGCGGTCCTCCATCGCGCGGCTGTGGTCTGCACCTTTCTCGACCGGCTCACCGACAGCCTGGCCCGCGGCCTTGAGACCGAGGCCGTGTTGGAGGACGGGCTGACGCTGATCAGGGCAGCGGCGTCATAA
- a CDS encoding acyl carrier protein yields the protein MSNDDVINHIIHLLAESFEVERAAIEPTATLADLDLDSLAVVEFNVALGEYYDVPLGDSDSDKIPLTLIAEKVTALVRQKD from the coding sequence ATGAGCAACGACGACGTCATCAACCACATCATCCACCTGCTCGCCGAATCCTTCGAGGTCGAGCGCGCCGCCATCGAACCCACGGCCACCCTCGCCGACCTCGACCTCGACTCCCTCGCCGTCGTCGAGTTCAACGTGGCCCTCGGCGAGTACTACGACGTCCCCCTCGGCGACAGCGACTCCGACAAGATCCCCCTCACCCTGATCGCGGAGAAGGTCACCGCGCTCGTACGGCAGAAGGACTGA
- a CDS encoding glycosyltransferase, with product MRIVFLGNFAVHWSSETYWAHSLEDLGHEVTRLQVTQASAEEILARGRAADLLVWVHTPGGRTPGALGMEQVLAELRAAEIPTVSYHLDLWAPLPRAEQVGRDLIYRHIEHFFSVDPGLVDWFGRQTQVKGHYLPAGVYGGDCRMVERTPVDGGGFPHEVVFVGGRYNYPPQWPYRGELVDWLEGTYGERFTHFGVDGTAEVYGAALNQLYANTKIVVGDTLCPGFDYAGYWSDRIYETIGRGGFMIHPYIPGLEEQFTDGRHLKFYTYGDFGELRELIEHYLTHGEEREAIRRAGFEHVRDNHTYAHRWKAILEAVTGARAPSGGTEPAL from the coding sequence GTGCGCATCGTCTTTCTCGGCAACTTCGCGGTGCACTGGTCGAGCGAGACCTACTGGGCGCATTCGCTGGAAGACCTCGGCCACGAGGTGACGCGGCTTCAGGTCACGCAGGCGTCGGCCGAGGAGATCCTTGCCCGTGGCCGGGCGGCCGATCTGCTGGTGTGGGTGCACACCCCGGGCGGCCGGACGCCGGGCGCCCTGGGCATGGAGCAGGTTCTTGCCGAGCTGCGCGCCGCTGAGATCCCGACGGTCTCCTACCATCTCGACCTCTGGGCCCCCCTGCCACGCGCGGAGCAGGTCGGCCGGGACCTGATCTACCGGCACATTGAGCACTTCTTCAGCGTGGACCCGGGCCTGGTGGACTGGTTCGGCCGTCAGACGCAGGTCAAGGGGCACTACCTGCCCGCGGGTGTGTACGGCGGGGACTGCCGGATGGTCGAGCGCACGCCGGTCGACGGCGGCGGCTTCCCCCACGAGGTGGTGTTTGTGGGTGGCCGGTACAACTACCCGCCCCAGTGGCCCTACCGCGGCGAGCTGGTGGACTGGCTGGAGGGGACGTACGGCGAGCGGTTCACGCACTTCGGCGTGGACGGCACCGCCGAGGTATACGGGGCGGCGCTGAACCAGCTCTACGCGAACACGAAGATCGTGGTGGGAGACACCCTGTGCCCCGGCTTCGACTACGCCGGGTACTGGTCAGACCGGATCTACGAGACGATCGGCCGCGGCGGCTTCATGATCCACCCCTACATTCCGGGGCTGGAGGAGCAGTTCACCGACGGCCGTCACCTGAAGTTCTACACCTACGGCGACTTCGGCGAGCTGCGGGAGCTGATCGAGCACTACCTGACTCACGGCGAGGAGCGGGAGGCGATCCGGCGGGCGGGGTTCGAGCACGTACGGGACAACCACACGTACGCGCACCGGTGGAAGGCGATCCTGGAGGCGGTAACGGGCGCGCGGGCCCCGTCCGGAGGGACGGAGCCCGCGCTGTGA
- a CDS encoding DUF397 domain-containing protein — protein sequence MNDSLFTNPIKDSTWTVACGGGKCCIEIAEVEGGGYALRNTQAPGSVIRCTTEELRTFHALIPGIIDEA from the coding sequence ATGAACGACAGCCTCTTCACCAACCCCATCAAGGACAGCACCTGGACCGTCGCGTGCGGCGGAGGCAAGTGCTGCATCGAGATCGCCGAGGTCGAAGGCGGGGGCTACGCCCTGCGCAACACCCAGGCGCCCGGCAGCGTCATCCGCTGTACCACCGAGGAACTGCGCACCTTCCACGCCCTGATCCCCGGCATCATCGACGAGGCGTGA
- a CDS encoding glycosyltransferase family 4 protein → MRVVALVHFYPPYKLAGSETMLHTMLQSLQQAGHEVWAVTTDMPQAPEQWTYEGIRAFSERRQGHAVPLTRSLEPDVIVTHHTHAALGVQTARDFGIPSVLVQHNTFDEHRVVLAMKPDLTVFNTEWIARSWHSMLDGARWMVLHPPVWPHEHATRPGGAVTLVNLNAAKGVHIFGHLAMLFPDVPFLGVVGAYGEQVTAGLPPNVEVIGPTSDMRRQVWSRTRVLLMPSIYESYGMAAVEAMASGIPVIANPTLGLREALGPAGVYADRESMQEWATTLRGLVRDPLVWQQASAAAQARSQSLDPTNELWQWVKAVESLAPQPLASGSRGDRRA, encoded by the coding sequence ATGCGCGTGGTCGCCCTGGTGCACTTCTACCCGCCCTACAAGCTGGCCGGGTCCGAGACGATGCTGCACACGATGCTCCAGTCCCTCCAGCAGGCCGGGCATGAGGTGTGGGCCGTCACCACGGACATGCCGCAGGCTCCCGAGCAGTGGACGTACGAGGGCATCCGTGCCTTCTCCGAGCGTCGGCAGGGCCACGCTGTGCCGCTGACGCGTTCGCTGGAGCCGGACGTGATCGTCACCCACCACACGCACGCCGCGCTGGGGGTGCAGACGGCCCGGGATTTCGGCATCCCGTCGGTGCTGGTCCAGCACAACACGTTCGACGAACACCGGGTTGTGCTGGCGATGAAGCCGGATTTGACCGTGTTCAACACGGAGTGGATCGCGCGTTCGTGGCACTCGATGCTGGACGGGGCGCGGTGGATGGTGCTGCATCCGCCGGTGTGGCCGCACGAGCACGCCACGCGGCCGGGCGGCGCGGTGACGCTGGTGAACCTGAACGCGGCCAAGGGGGTGCACATCTTCGGGCACCTGGCCATGCTCTTCCCCGACGTGCCCTTCCTGGGGGTGGTGGGGGCGTACGGGGAGCAGGTCACGGCCGGGTTGCCGCCGAACGTGGAGGTCATCGGGCCGACGTCGGACATGCGCCGTCAGGTGTGGTCGCGTACGCGGGTTCTGCTGATGCCCTCGATCTACGAGTCCTACGGCATGGCGGCGGTGGAGGCGATGGCGTCGGGCATCCCGGTCATCGCGAACCCGACGCTTGGTCTGCGCGAGGCCCTGGGACCGGCTGGGGTCTATGCCGACCGGGAGAGCATGCAGGAATGGGCGACCACGCTGCGGGGCCTGGTGCGCGATCCGCTGGTGTGGCAGCAGGCGTCGGCCGCGGCGCAGGCGCGCAGCCAGTCTCTGGACCCGACGAACGAGTTGTGGCAGTGGGTGAAGGCGGTGGAGTCGCTGGCTCCGCAGCCGCTGGCGTCAGGCAGCCGGGGCGACAGGCGCGCGTGA
- a CDS encoding O-methyltransferase gives MKTLEVILQRELAGLRERSGKKALDVLEVGTIRETAEGARPADGWSTLFFAEHVAEHGGRVVGVDLDVSAARLVLQRHGVAEKVELVTGSSLEVLPRLVDEGASFDVIFLDSDNDPDLVMSEYEFALKLIRPGGLILADDVDQDDVWVRKGLKLIPYLKDSGVAFRIDRREASWGGRDVMIQEVKG, from the coding sequence ATGAAGACTCTTGAGGTGATCCTTCAGCGCGAGCTGGCCGGTCTCCGGGAACGCTCTGGCAAGAAGGCCCTCGATGTCCTGGAAGTCGGGACGATCCGGGAGACCGCCGAAGGTGCGCGCCCGGCCGACGGCTGGTCGACACTGTTCTTCGCCGAGCACGTGGCCGAGCACGGCGGCCGGGTCGTGGGCGTCGACCTGGACGTCAGCGCGGCCCGGCTGGTGCTCCAACGCCATGGCGTGGCCGAGAAGGTGGAGCTGGTCACCGGTTCCAGCCTGGAGGTGTTGCCGCGCCTGGTCGACGAGGGCGCGTCGTTCGACGTGATCTTCCTGGACTCCGACAATGACCCGGACTTGGTGATGTCCGAGTATGAGTTCGCGCTGAAGCTGATCCGGCCCGGGGGGCTGATCCTGGCAGACGACGTGGACCAGGACGACGTGTGGGTGCGCAAGGGCCTGAAGCTGATCCCGTACCTGAAGGACAGCGGCGTGGCGTTCCGGATCGACCGGCGCGAGGCGTCGTGGGGCGGCCGGGACGTCATGATCCAGGAAGTGAAGGGCTGA
- a CDS encoding SAM-dependent methyltransferase, translating into MEYGENPIAHSIDISAPSIARMRDWLLGGTDNFPSDRRACRALLDIAPSTRALVRNNRLFLQRVVRVLAQDYGVRQFLDYGFGLPVGRTNVHQVAQSVDRSSRVVYIDDDPIVLAHGRTLLDENDETAIMRATMTDIDGTLDHLKGTGPINLDAPVAALFVSGLHRIPDSPGAQSVIQRLAGRLVAGSFLVFCQLVSDSAAMRQAATEFMLQTTGHNWGRVRDKSEVHAWVSGMQMLDPGLVEVSAWRPDSDVTPRQRTFEWEEYGGVICLS; encoded by the coding sequence ATGGAATACGGGGAGAATCCCATTGCTCACTCTATTGACATCAGCGCCCCGAGTATCGCCCGTATGCGCGACTGGCTCCTGGGGGGTACGGACAATTTTCCGTCCGACCGCAGGGCCTGCCGGGCTCTGTTAGATATCGCGCCCAGCACTCGCGCGCTGGTGCGGAACAACAGGTTGTTCCTGCAACGCGTGGTGCGTGTCCTGGCTCAGGACTACGGGGTGCGTCAGTTCCTGGATTACGGCTTCGGACTGCCGGTGGGGCGCACCAACGTCCACCAGGTCGCCCAGAGCGTTGACCGCAGCTCGCGCGTCGTCTACATCGACGACGATCCGATCGTTCTCGCGCATGGCCGGACCCTGCTCGACGAGAACGACGAGACAGCCATCATGCGGGCAACGATGACGGACATCGACGGCACGCTCGACCACCTCAAGGGCACCGGTCCGATCAACCTCGATGCTCCTGTGGCCGCCCTGTTCGTCTCGGGGCTGCACCGCATCCCCGACTCCCCTGGGGCCCAGAGCGTGATCCAACGGCTTGCCGGTCGGCTGGTCGCGGGGAGTTTCCTGGTGTTCTGCCAGCTCGTCAGCGACAGCGCGGCAATGCGACAGGCGGCTACGGAGTTCATGCTTCAGACCACCGGCCACAACTGGGGCCGGGTCCGGGACAAGAGCGAGGTGCATGCCTGGGTCAGCGGCATGCAGATGCTCGACCCTGGTCTGGTCGAGGTCTCCGCCTGGCGGCCGGACTCCGACGTCACGCCGCGGCAGCGCACCTTCGAGTGGGAAGAGTACGGCGGAGTCATCTGTCTGTCCTGA
- a CDS encoding glycosyltransferase: protein MARVNLVSKDNDSGLSVDLKVMTEALKRLGHDVVWADFRDAGMRECDAAIFLETPSEALLSFARRTVFVPNPDCLDDDEIKLIDRFDHVWAKSQTMHRIAAELPVRHLVLTGFATPDRSRPKKRRKHTVLHMAGRSTAKNTAAVVEAWHRHGAELPPLAITADWDLSFLGLTLPQNAEHLGHVDRGEVANLLNTYAIHLLPSRAEGWGHGIVEGLLCGAQVVTTDADPMNAHVRPEFGWLLPAADEEMSGRVRCKRVDPEDVAVAVKEAAALPAKDRAARGRLGRAHALARNEAFHAAVRDAMGELLS, encoded by the coding sequence ATGGCGCGCGTGAACCTCGTCTCCAAGGACAACGACTCCGGGCTGAGCGTCGACCTGAAGGTGATGACCGAGGCCCTGAAGAGGCTCGGCCACGACGTGGTGTGGGCCGACTTCCGCGACGCCGGGATGCGTGAGTGCGACGCGGCCATCTTCCTGGAGACCCCCAGCGAGGCCCTGCTGTCCTTCGCTCGGCGCACCGTGTTCGTGCCGAACCCGGACTGTCTGGACGACGACGAGATCAAGCTGATCGACCGGTTCGACCACGTGTGGGCGAAGTCGCAGACGATGCACCGGATCGCCGCCGAGCTGCCCGTGCGGCACCTGGTGCTGACCGGCTTCGCCACCCCCGACCGCTCCCGGCCCAAGAAGCGCCGCAAGCACACCGTGCTGCACATGGCCGGGCGCTCCACGGCGAAGAACACCGCGGCCGTGGTGGAGGCGTGGCACCGGCACGGCGCCGAGCTGCCGCCGCTGGCGATCACCGCGGACTGGGATCTGTCCTTCCTCGGCCTGACACTGCCGCAGAACGCCGAGCACCTGGGGCACGTCGACCGCGGGGAGGTGGCGAACCTGCTGAACACCTACGCGATCCACCTGCTTCCCTCCCGGGCGGAGGGCTGGGGGCACGGCATCGTGGAGGGGCTGCTGTGCGGCGCCCAGGTGGTCACCACCGACGCCGACCCGATGAACGCCCACGTACGGCCGGAGTTCGGCTGGCTCCTTCCGGCGGCCGACGAGGAGATGTCGGGGCGGGTGCGCTGCAAGCGCGTCGACCCCGAGGACGTCGCCGTGGCCGTGAAGGAGGCCGCCGCTCTGCCGGCGAAGGACCGGGCGGCCCGCGGCAGGCTCGGCCGCGCCCATGCCCTCGCGCGGAACGAGGCGTTCCATGCCGCGGTCCGGGACGCGATGGGCGAGCTGCTGTCCTGA
- a CDS encoding tetratricopeptide repeat protein — protein MVMEPVPVGYLIRQACEERGWGPSKLARELGIAAGRGPMGMTRQYARKLLAGERTPGDLWLPAVTVVLGLAPPEVDPAGQAVPAVDTVASVLALGRSDVDRRSFLSASSGGALSFLGVPDPDAITRRVRETPASAVRVGQGEVQAIKTMVKTLGDSAAEYGGGHVRKIARSYLIENVGPWLNGRYTEATGHALYAATSQLTHLLGWMSQDEGDDKGHQQLARHYYVHAWRLADEAGEAELAATALRGLAVQSIGLGPRHRAEAFALAEQTMNYASHLDDSRARAYYECTFAEAAALDGDHRAATKALSSSQTYIERTASTPPGESWASHFSIGRWAYASGMILAKMGDLTAAQQHLHQALESYGLDRRRTRASVLGNLGEIHLRQGDLDGALMVWVEFLDCAEGVQSIKVRDAAEDMRVRLARYPGDPTARELSERAGRLIAT, from the coding sequence GTGGTCATGGAGCCGGTACCGGTGGGGTACCTGATTCGCCAGGCGTGCGAGGAACGCGGCTGGGGCCCCTCCAAGCTCGCCCGGGAACTCGGCATCGCCGCTGGTCGGGGACCAATGGGCATGACGCGCCAGTACGCGCGCAAGCTGCTGGCTGGAGAGAGGACACCGGGCGATCTGTGGTTGCCGGCGGTGACGGTCGTCCTGGGGCTCGCACCTCCGGAGGTCGATCCCGCCGGGCAAGCGGTTCCGGCCGTGGATACCGTGGCCTCTGTACTGGCCCTGGGGAGGAGTGACGTGGACCGTCGGAGTTTCCTGTCCGCCTCAAGCGGTGGCGCGCTGTCGTTCCTCGGCGTGCCCGACCCCGACGCGATCACCCGGCGAGTCCGCGAGACCCCCGCCTCCGCCGTCCGGGTCGGCCAGGGCGAAGTGCAGGCGATCAAGACCATGGTCAAGACGCTCGGCGACAGCGCCGCGGAGTACGGCGGCGGCCACGTCCGCAAGATCGCCCGCAGCTACCTCATCGAGAACGTCGGGCCGTGGCTGAACGGCCGCTACACCGAGGCCACCGGCCACGCCCTGTACGCGGCCACGAGTCAGCTCACCCACCTCCTCGGGTGGATGTCCCAGGACGAGGGCGACGACAAGGGCCACCAGCAGCTCGCTCGCCACTACTACGTGCACGCCTGGCGGCTCGCCGACGAAGCGGGTGAGGCCGAGCTTGCCGCGACTGCTCTGCGCGGCCTCGCGGTCCAGTCCATCGGTCTGGGTCCGCGGCACCGTGCGGAAGCCTTCGCGCTCGCCGAGCAGACGATGAACTACGCGAGCCACCTGGACGATTCGCGGGCCCGCGCCTACTACGAGTGCACCTTCGCCGAGGCCGCGGCCCTGGACGGCGACCACAGGGCCGCCACCAAGGCCCTGTCCTCCTCCCAGACCTACATCGAGCGCACCGCCAGCACCCCGCCCGGCGAGTCGTGGGCGTCCCACTTCTCCATCGGACGGTGGGCCTACGCCTCCGGCATGATCCTGGCGAAGATGGGCGACCTCACCGCCGCCCAACAGCACCTGCACCAGGCACTGGAGTCCTACGGCCTCGACCGGCGCCGCACCCGGGCCAGCGTCCTGGGGAACCTCGGCGAGATCCACCTGCGCCAAGGCGACCTGGACGGCGCCCTGATGGTCTGGGTCGAGTTCCTGGACTGTGCCGAAGGCGTCCAGTCCATAAAGGTCCGCGACGCCGCGGAGGACATGCGAGTGCGCCTGGCCCGGTACCCGGGTGATCCCACCGCCCGCGAGCTGTCCGAGCGGGCCGGGCGGCTAATCGCCACCTGA